In the Cyanobacterium sp. T60_A2020_053 genome, one interval contains:
- a CDS encoding ribbon-helix-helix protein, CopG family — MAKIQLSVRVEESEMKLLIKYAKKTGRTKTDVVREFIRSLKSIEN; from the coding sequence ATGGCAAAAATTCAATTAAGTGTAAGAGTTGAGGAGTCTGAAATGAAGTTGCTTATTAAATATGCTAAAAAAACAGGACGGACAAAAACGGATGTAGTGAGAGAATTTATCCGTTCCCTCAAAAGTATTGAAAATTAA